In Pseudodesulfovibrio hydrargyri, a single window of DNA contains:
- the dnaG gene encoding DNA primase: MDRSGIEAVKARINISDVVRRYVDLKPVSGRWMGACPFHQETKPSMSVNDEEGFFYCFGCQASGDVIDFYGRINGLEFRESLEQLAAECGVELSHVPHDPHAAERKAKKQILLDMHDEANQFFQRNLSLASGDHCRRYLTDRGMTPEMIAKFGLGYSPDDWHGLDNFLKGKGRNPELGVEAGLLSKNEKGNIYDRFRGRLIFPIQNLSGRVIAFGGRIITEGEPKYLNSSDTPIYKKGDHLYGLSLARSTMTRTKRAILTEGYMDVISLHQFGYTDSCGVLGTALTADQVKRLAGFCSRVDLVFDGDGAGRKAAMKSSRMILLQGVACKVVLMPDGEDVDSLLQTKGADGFEACMSEAPDGLTFCMNTLREEYAPRDIMAWAKSFLSELSDASLRAFYLPRIANGLGLSEADFRRDTGAAAPQQQRNPRHQPRQTQRVEQQQPGMGVGKDFADDRYFLRFSIQYPEYVPELAKRGMTQVLRTPWAQALWNKLETTQQGQVASLLNEQEKGFYIQCREELHTNVLSGRELLNEWVYICEQIERGLTDMDNRQLNESIRQAYESGDNKRALELLALKKSRRRDNEQH; encoded by the coding sequence GTGGACAGAAGTGGTATCGAGGCCGTCAAGGCCCGGATCAATATCTCGGACGTGGTGCGCCGGTATGTTGACCTGAAACCGGTCTCGGGCCGGTGGATGGGCGCGTGCCCGTTTCACCAGGAAACCAAGCCCTCCATGTCCGTGAACGACGAAGAGGGCTTCTTCTATTGCTTCGGCTGCCAGGCCTCGGGCGACGTCATCGATTTTTACGGACGCATCAACGGACTGGAGTTCCGGGAATCCCTGGAACAGCTGGCCGCCGAATGCGGGGTGGAACTGAGCCACGTGCCGCACGATCCGCACGCGGCCGAGCGCAAGGCCAAAAAGCAGATCCTCCTCGACATGCATGACGAGGCGAACCAGTTTTTCCAGCGCAATCTGTCCCTGGCCTCCGGGGACCATTGCCGCCGTTACCTGACCGACCGGGGCATGACCCCGGAGATGATCGCCAAGTTCGGCCTGGGCTATTCGCCCGACGACTGGCACGGCCTGGATAATTTTCTCAAAGGCAAGGGCCGCAATCCGGAATTGGGGGTTGAGGCCGGACTCTTGTCAAAAAATGAAAAAGGTAATATCTACGATAGGTTCCGTGGGAGATTGATCTTTCCCATTCAAAATTTGTCGGGTCGGGTTATTGCTTTTGGCGGCAGAATAATTACTGAAGGAGAACCCAAGTATCTGAACAGCTCGGATACGCCTATATACAAGAAGGGCGACCACTTGTATGGGCTCAGTCTGGCCCGGTCCACCATGACCCGCACCAAGCGGGCCATCCTGACCGAAGGATACATGGATGTGATATCGCTCCACCAGTTCGGCTACACCGACTCCTGCGGCGTCTTGGGCACGGCCCTGACTGCGGATCAGGTGAAACGGCTGGCCGGATTCTGCTCGCGCGTCGACCTGGTCTTCGACGGCGACGGGGCGGGGCGCAAGGCGGCCATGAAGTCCAGCAGGATGATCCTGCTTCAGGGCGTGGCCTGCAAGGTGGTCCTGATGCCGGATGGCGAGGACGTGGACAGCCTGCTCCAGACCAAGGGAGCGGACGGATTCGAGGCCTGCATGAGCGAGGCCCCGGACGGTTTGACTTTTTGCATGAACACCCTGCGGGAGGAGTACGCCCCCAGGGACATCATGGCGTGGGCCAAGAGTTTTTTGTCGGAATTGTCCGACGCGTCCTTGCGGGCGTTCTACCTGCCTCGCATTGCGAACGGGCTCGGACTGTCGGAGGCTGACTTCAGGCGTGACACGGGTGCTGCGGCACCGCAGCAACAGCGCAATCCAAGACATCAGCCGCGGCAGACGCAACGGGTCGAGCAACAGCAGCCGGGTATGGGCGTGGGCAAGGACTTTGCGGATGACCGGTATTTTTTGCGGTTTTCGATCCAGTACCCGGAATATGTGCCGGAACTGGCCAAAAGGGGAATGACCCAGGTTCTTCGCACCCCATGGGCGCAGGCATTGTGGAACAAGCTCGAAACAACGCAGCAAGGCCAAGTAGCGAGCCTGCTGAACGAACAGGAAAAGGGCTTCTACATCCAATGCCGCGAGGAATTGCATACGAACGTCCTTTCAGGCCGGGAATTGCTGAATGAGTGGGTTTACATCTGTGAGCAGATTGAACGCGGGTTAACAGATATGGACAATCGCCAGCTCAACGAGTCTATCAGGCAGGCGTACGAAAGTGGCGACAACAAGCGTGCACTAGAGCTTTTAGCCTTGAAGAAGTCTCGCAGGAGGGACAATGAGCAACATTAA
- a CDS encoding endonuclease MutS2: MESRTFQVLEFPKILGALSGFATSEPGAAACLAIHPYDTLESVRRAGTLFEQGAAWVGESGFRMRAFPELGGIFPHLDSELAVLDQDALFALKILLDLAKDARESLAGFEGRDWEVLEKELFAYAWPQKTVSGIGRCLDAEGQIKDESSPNLMSVRQEIRAIHQRCTKRVKDFILQENLGAAMQDEFMTVSSDRYVLPIKANFKNKTKGIIHDYSQTGETCYFEPIFLVETNNKLQELKREERAEEYKVLQYLTGLVRQEQDEVRDAYDGLVTLDVLMAKVRLADAYSGRTIEVTEEGAPRLLKARHPLLALTDESVHPVNIELLDGQRAMIVSGGNAGGKTVCLKTVGLIGLMAFSGLPVPAAEGSSLPLWDDIFVIMGDEQSLEENVSTFTAQIQYLKRVWDKVDGHSLFILDEFGAGTDPTQGAALAQAVIDSLLEKRATAFTATHFPALKAYAMATKGVRAASVLFDPSTKKPLFRLAYDQVGASIALDVAREHGLPAAILERAEKYLLLDGSDTSAVLDRLNAMAVKKEAELDAIEDERIRIERKRANLEQKFEKERTKILKEVQSKAQDVVKQWKTERIGQKEARKKLHQARLRIEDIAPERKKEPVFSFSDIVPGKKVSYLAWNKSGTVLEINEKKKQAKVDIGGVAMWVKADHLGPADGPSRPVAQPTGTKAAAPGDLVIEVDLRGNRADEAISELERAMDAALRKGAGKLEIVHGRGTGALRREVHEFLKYYPAVENFSLAPEDRGGDGMTEVTLK; the protein is encoded by the coding sequence ATGGAGTCCAGAACTTTCCAGGTATTGGAATTCCCCAAGATCCTCGGGGCACTGTCCGGTTTCGCCACGTCCGAACCCGGGGCTGCCGCGTGTCTTGCCATCCATCCCTACGACACCCTTGAATCCGTCCGCCGGGCAGGGACCCTGTTCGAGCAGGGCGCGGCCTGGGTGGGGGAGTCGGGTTTTCGCATGCGCGCCTTCCCTGAACTGGGCGGCATCTTTCCGCACCTGGACAGCGAACTGGCCGTACTCGACCAGGATGCGCTCTTCGCGCTTAAGATCCTCCTGGATTTGGCCAAGGACGCCCGCGAATCCCTGGCCGGCTTTGAGGGACGCGACTGGGAGGTGCTCGAAAAGGAGCTTTTCGCTTATGCCTGGCCGCAGAAGACCGTGTCCGGTATCGGGCGCTGCCTGGACGCCGAAGGGCAGATCAAGGACGAGAGTTCCCCGAACCTGATGTCCGTACGCCAGGAAATCCGGGCCATCCACCAGCGCTGCACCAAGCGGGTCAAGGACTTCATCCTTCAGGAGAACCTGGGTGCGGCCATGCAGGACGAGTTCATGACCGTCTCGTCCGACCGCTACGTGCTGCCCATCAAGGCGAATTTCAAGAACAAGACCAAGGGCATCATCCACGACTACTCGCAGACCGGCGAGACCTGCTACTTCGAGCCCATCTTTCTGGTGGAGACCAACAACAAGCTCCAGGAACTCAAGCGCGAGGAACGGGCCGAGGAATACAAGGTCCTGCAATACCTGACCGGCCTGGTGCGCCAGGAGCAGGACGAGGTCCGTGACGCCTATGACGGACTGGTCACCCTGGACGTGCTCATGGCCAAGGTCCGCCTGGCCGACGCCTACTCCGGCCGGACCATCGAGGTCACGGAGGAGGGCGCCCCCAGGCTGCTCAAGGCCCGCCATCCGCTCCTGGCCCTGACCGACGAGTCGGTCCACCCCGTGAACATCGAGCTGCTGGATGGACAGAGGGCCATGATCGTCAGCGGCGGCAACGCGGGCGGCAAGACCGTCTGCCTCAAGACCGTGGGCCTTATCGGCCTGATGGCCTTTTCCGGCCTGCCGGTCCCGGCCGCCGAGGGCAGCAGCCTGCCCCTGTGGGACGACATTTTCGTCATCATGGGCGACGAGCAGTCCTTGGAGGAGAACGTCTCCACCTTCACCGCCCAGATTCAGTACCTGAAACGGGTCTGGGACAAGGTGGACGGACACTCCCTGTTCATTCTCGACGAGTTCGGCGCGGGCACGGACCCCACCCAGGGCGCGGCCCTGGCCCAGGCGGTCATCGACTCCCTGCTGGAAAAGCGGGCCACCGCATTTACGGCCACCCATTTCCCGGCGCTCAAGGCCTACGCCATGGCCACCAAGGGCGTGCGCGCCGCCAGCGTGCTCTTCGACCCGTCCACCAAGAAGCCGCTGTTCCGACTGGCCTACGACCAGGTGGGCGCATCCATCGCCCTGGACGTGGCCCGCGAGCACGGTCTGCCCGCCGCCATCCTGGAGCGGGCCGAAAAATATCTCCTGCTGGACGGCTCCGACACCTCCGCCGTGCTGGACCGCCTCAACGCCATGGCCGTGAAGAAAGAGGCCGAGCTGGACGCCATCGAAGACGAGCGCATCCGCATCGAAAGGAAGCGGGCCAATCTCGAACAGAAATTCGAGAAGGAGCGCACCAAAATCCTTAAAGAGGTCCAGTCCAAGGCCCAGGACGTGGTCAAGCAGTGGAAAACCGAGCGCATCGGCCAGAAAGAGGCGCGCAAAAAGCTTCACCAGGCGCGCCTGCGCATCGAGGACATCGCGCCGGAACGCAAAAAAGAACCCGTGTTTTCCTTCTCGGATATTGTCCCGGGCAAGAAAGTGTCGTATCTGGCTTGGAACAAGTCGGGTACCGTGCTGGAAATCAACGAGAAAAAGAAGCAGGCAAAGGTCGATATCGGTGGCGTGGCCATGTGGGTCAAGGCCGACCATCTCGGCCCGGCGGACGGTCCTTCGCGGCCTGTTGCCCAGCCCACGGGGACCAAGGCAGCGGCCCCGGGCGACTTGGTGATCGAGGTGGACCTGCGCGGCAACCGAGCCGACGAGGCCATCAGCGAACTGGAGCGGGCCATGGACGCCGCCCTGCGCAAGGGCGCCGGCAAGCTTGAGATCGTACACGGCCGGGGAACGGGTGCGCTGCGCCGCGAGGTACACGAGTTTTTGAAGTACTATCCCGCCGTGGAGAATTTTTCCCTGGCCCCCGAGGACCGGGGCGGGGACGGCATGACCGAGGTAACGCTCAAGTAA
- a CDS encoding GatB/YqeY domain-containing protein, protein MSLSKQIDKDYIEAYKAKATVKVAVLRHLKTAIKNRMVEDKSDALSDETVLDLIAKQVKQRKDSFDQYTKAGRDDLAKVEADELAALEVYLPKQLSDEELSAAIDKAIADLGASSMADMGKVMQALLAAHTGQVDGKKASGLVRSKLS, encoded by the coding sequence ATGAGTCTGTCCAAGCAAATAGACAAAGACTACATCGAGGCCTACAAGGCCAAAGCTACGGTAAAAGTGGCCGTCTTGAGACATCTCAAGACGGCCATTAAAAACCGTATGGTCGAGGATAAAAGCGACGCGCTCTCCGACGAGACCGTGCTTGATCTCATCGCCAAGCAGGTCAAGCAGCGCAAGGACTCCTTCGACCAGTACACCAAGGCGGGGAGGGACGACCTGGCCAAGGTCGAAGCCGACGAACTCGCCGCCCTTGAAGTCTATCTTCCCAAGCAGCTGTCCGACGAGGAACTTTCCGCCGCCATCGACAAGGCCATCGCCGACCTCGGGGCGTCCTCCATGGCGGACATGGGCAAGGTCATGCAGGCCTTGCTCGCCGCGCACACAGGGCAGGTCGACGGCAAGAAGGCCAGCGGACTGGTACGGTCCAAGCTCTCCTAA
- the rpsU gene encoding 30S ribosomal protein S21 yields the protein MPGVYFDDNDNFDVSLRRFKKQVEKAGILSELKKRQHYEKPSVQKKKKKAAAKKRLAKKMRKMRSM from the coding sequence TTGCCCGGAGTGTATTTTGACGACAACGACAACTTCGACGTTTCTCTGCGCCGCTTCAAGAAGCAGGTGGAGAAGGCCGGAATTCTGTCCGAACTGAAGAAGCGCCAGCACTACGAGAAGCCCAGCGTGCAGAAGAAGAAAAAGAAAGCTGCCGCCAAGAAGAGGCTCGCCAAAAAAATGCGCAAGATGCGCAGCATGTAG
- a CDS encoding HU family DNA-binding protein, whose protein sequence is MTKAELVVKIAEKANLTKANAERALNAFLETVESTLVSEGKLTLTGFGTFAVELRKARVGRNPRTGLELKIPETKVVKFRPGKILKDAVK, encoded by the coding sequence ATGACAAAGGCAGAATTGGTTGTCAAAATCGCGGAAAAGGCCAACCTGACCAAGGCGAACGCCGAACGCGCCCTGAATGCATTTCTGGAGACCGTGGAAAGCACCCTGGTTTCCGAAGGCAAGCTGACCTTGACCGGTTTCGGCACCTTCGCCGTGGAACTCCGCAAAGCCCGCGTCGGCCGCAACCCCCGCACGGGTCTCGAACTCAAGATCCCCGAGACCAAGGTTGTCAAGTTCCGTCCCGGCAAGATTCTCAAGGACGCCGTTAAATAA
- the rsmA gene encoding 16S rRNA (adenine(1518)-N(6)/adenine(1519)-N(6))-dimethyltransferase RsmA, with product MAQQDGPHRAKKSLGQNFLTDPNICRKIVDALLPAPGDYIIEIGPGQGALTEHLVETGARRLRVVEMDDGLAERLEERWPELDVVRADALKFPWADLNGTGPCKIIGNLPYNVGSKLIWDIVSRVETLERAVFMVQHEVALRLTAEPGTKAFGGLTAWVRNFCDTRYLFKVPPAVFRPRPKVDSAVVRFDPLPLADRPTDPDRLAGLIKLLFQQRRKQISTILKKRMTLEVEQWFRDEGVSPSARPENLTPTQFRTLSLIY from the coding sequence ATGGCGCAACAAGACGGACCGCACCGGGCCAAGAAGAGCCTGGGCCAGAACTTTTTGACCGACCCCAACATCTGCCGCAAGATCGTGGACGCGCTTTTGCCCGCGCCCGGGGACTATATTATAGAAATAGGCCCTGGACAGGGGGCGCTGACCGAACACCTGGTCGAGACGGGCGCGCGCCGTCTGCGCGTGGTGGAAATGGACGACGGCCTGGCCGAGCGGCTCGAGGAGCGCTGGCCTGAACTGGATGTGGTCCGGGCCGACGCCCTCAAGTTTCCCTGGGCGGACCTGAACGGGACCGGACCGTGCAAGATCATCGGGAACCTCCCGTACAACGTCGGGTCCAAGCTGATCTGGGACATCGTCAGCCGGGTGGAGACCTTGGAACGGGCGGTCTTCATGGTCCAGCACGAGGTGGCTCTGCGGTTGACCGCCGAACCCGGCACCAAGGCCTTCGGCGGGCTGACCGCCTGGGTCAGGAACTTCTGCGACACGCGCTATCTGTTCAAGGTGCCGCCCGCGGTCTTTCGGCCGCGCCCCAAGGTGGACTCCGCCGTGGTCCGTTTCGACCCGCTGCCGCTTGCGGACCGGCCGACCGACCCGGACAGGCTGGCCGGGCTGATCAAGCTGCTTTTCCAGCAGCGGCGCAAGCAGATTTCCACCATCCTGAAGAAGCGCATGACCCTGGAAGTGGAGCAGTGGTTCCGGGATGAAGGGGTCAGCCCGTCGGCACGCCCGGAAAACCTCACGCCGACGCAATTCCGTACACTTTCCTTAATATATTAG
- a CDS encoding adenine phosphoribosyltransferase, with protein sequence MNLRHYVRDIPDYPKKGITFFDITPILSTPKAFRYVIDQLYEKYKDSGADKIVAADARGFIFGAPLALKMGIGFVPIRKPGKLPYKNRCVTYDLEYGSDTLCMHVDAIDEGDKILMIDDLLATGGTAEGMVKLIREAGGEIVGAGFVIQLSFLDGDEVMRAAGVKHDFLIEID encoded by the coding sequence ATGAATCTGCGCCATTATGTCCGGGACATCCCGGATTATCCCAAGAAAGGGATCACCTTTTTCGACATCACGCCCATTCTGAGCACGCCCAAGGCCTTCCGCTACGTCATCGACCAGCTATACGAAAAGTACAAGGACAGCGGCGCGGACAAGATCGTGGCCGCCGACGCCCGGGGCTTCATCTTCGGCGCCCCCCTGGCCCTCAAGATGGGCATCGGCTTCGTGCCTATCCGCAAGCCGGGCAAGCTGCCGTACAAGAACCGCTGCGTGACCTATGACCTGGAATACGGGTCCGACACCCTGTGCATGCACGTGGACGCCATCGACGAGGGCGACAAAATCCTGATGATCGACGACCTGCTGGCCACGGGCGGCACGGCCGAGGGCATGGTCAAGCTGATCCGCGAGGCGGGCGGCGAGATCGTGGGCGCGGGCTTCGTCATCCAACTCTCCTTCCTGGACGGCGACGAGGTCATGCGCGCTGCCGGAGTGAAACATGATTTCCTCATTGAAATCGACTAA
- the mtnP gene encoding S-methyl-5'-thioadenosine phosphorylase: MSKIGIIGGSGLDDPDLLLDARDVEMGTPYGKPSALLKEGTIAGREVVLLARHGREHTIPPTFVNYRANIKALKDAGCTRILATTACGSLRQEIDRGHLVILDQFIDFTRRRQVSFFDEFEPHCAVHTAMADPFDADMRGLLNEACDRLGLAHHKSGTVITIEGSRFSTRAESNMFRMWGADVINMSVAPECILANEAGIPYAAVAMSTDYDCWKTDEAPVTWEEILEVFKGNVEKVTSLLVEAIKELD; this comes from the coding sequence ATGAGCAAAATCGGCATCATCGGCGGCAGCGGACTGGACGATCCGGATCTGTTGCTGGACGCACGCGACGTGGAGATGGGCACGCCCTACGGCAAGCCGTCCGCTCTCCTCAAGGAAGGGACCATCGCGGGCCGGGAAGTGGTCCTCCTCGCCCGGCACGGCCGGGAGCACACCATTCCGCCCACCTTCGTCAACTACCGGGCCAACATCAAGGCCCTGAAGGACGCGGGCTGCACGCGCATCCTGGCCACCACGGCCTGCGGCTCCCTGCGCCAGGAGATCGACAGGGGCCACCTGGTCATCCTGGACCAGTTCATCGACTTCACCCGGCGCAGGCAGGTCTCCTTTTTCGACGAATTCGAGCCGCACTGCGCGGTGCACACAGCCATGGCCGATCCCTTTGACGCCGACATGCGCGGCCTGCTCAACGAGGCCTGCGACCGGCTGGGCCTGGCCCACCACAAGAGCGGCACGGTCATCACCATCGAGGGCTCTCGTTTCTCGACCCGGGCCGAGTCCAACATGTTCCGGATGTGGGGCGCGGACGTCATCAACATGAGTGTGGCTCCAGAGTGCATCCTGGCCAACGAGGCGGGCATCCCCTACGCCGCCGTGGCCATGAGCACGGACTATGACTGTTGGAAGACCGACGAGGCCCCGGTGACCTGGGAGGAGATACTCGAGGTCTTCAAGGGCAACGTGGAAAAGGTCACTTCCCTGCTCGTCGAAGCCATCAAGGAACTGGATTAG
- a CDS encoding amidohydrolase: MASTAFADSAPRACDLLVRADAVITQDDERRVLTDAAVAILNGMVIEVGDYATLDARYDPLQRLDMSGKMLMPGLVNGHTHLPMTLLRGFADDLPLMDWLEGHIWPVEAKLDEDLLGIGARLGCAELIRTGCTAFLNGYFHERVTGEAASGCGLRAVLGEGFFAFPSPFFPTAEVCWEAIRSLEEHFRDDPLVRTAVTPHAAFTVPPEVLAASFELAESLDIPWQTHLAESPTETAVCLGKYGMRPVEILRREGLLSPRVTLHHCVDVEEKEIAQLAASGTNVVHNPASNLKLCSGMSPVQAMLDAGVNVGLGTDGASSNNQLNMFRDMGLAALMGKVRHGDASAVNAQTALDMATRNSARCLGWPELGRIQAGHPADMIALDLSSPNLMPVFNHVSHAVYASTGMEVCMTMVAGEVLYLYGEFRTLDVSGLRKEAVRCAKWVRNASGK, translated from the coding sequence ATGGCATCCACCGCTTTCGCCGATTCCGCGCCCCGCGCCTGCGACCTGCTGGTCCGGGCCGACGCGGTGATCACCCAGGACGACGAGAGGCGCGTCTTGACCGACGCGGCCGTCGCCATCCTCAACGGCATGGTCATCGAGGTCGGCGACTACGCCACCCTCGACGCCCGCTACGACCCCCTTCAGCGGCTGGACATGTCGGGCAAGATGCTCATGCCCGGTCTGGTCAACGGCCACACCCATCTGCCCATGACCCTGCTGCGCGGATTCGCCGACGACCTGCCGCTCATGGACTGGCTTGAGGGCCACATCTGGCCCGTGGAGGCCAAGCTTGACGAGGACCTGCTCGGCATTGGCGCGCGGCTCGGCTGCGCCGAACTCATCCGCACCGGGTGCACGGCCTTCTTGAACGGCTATTTCCATGAACGGGTGACCGGCGAGGCGGCCTCGGGCTGCGGCCTGCGCGCGGTTCTGGGCGAAGGATTCTTCGCCTTCCCCTCCCCGTTCTTCCCCACGGCCGAGGTCTGCTGGGAGGCGATCCGCTCCCTGGAGGAACACTTTCGGGACGACCCGCTGGTACGCACTGCGGTCACGCCGCACGCGGCCTTCACCGTGCCGCCCGAGGTCCTGGCCGCCAGCTTCGAACTTGCCGAGTCCCTGGACATCCCGTGGCAGACCCACCTGGCCGAATCCCCGACCGAAACGGCGGTCTGCCTGGGCAAGTACGGCATGCGTCCGGTGGAGATTCTGCGCCGGGAAGGGCTGCTCTCGCCGCGCGTCACCCTGCACCACTGCGTGGACGTGGAGGAAAAGGAGATCGCCCAGCTGGCCGCGTCCGGGACCAACGTGGTCCACAACCCGGCGTCCAACCTGAAGCTCTGTTCCGGCATGTCCCCGGTGCAGGCCATGCTCGACGCCGGGGTCAACGTGGGGCTGGGCACGGACGGCGCGTCGAGCAACAACCAGCTGAACATGTTCCGCGACATGGGACTGGCCGCGCTCATGGGCAAGGTCCGCCACGGCGACGCCTCGGCCGTGAACGCCCAGACCGCCCTGGACATGGCCACTCGCAATTCGGCCCGCTGCCTGGGCTGGCCCGAACTGGGCCGGATCCAGGCCGGACACCCGGCGGACATGATCGCCCTGGATCTCTCCTCGCCCAACCTCATGCCCGTGTTCAACCACGTGTCCCACGCGGTTTACGCGTCCACAGGCATGGAGGTATGCATGACCATGGTGGCGGGCGAGGTTCTGTACCTGTACGGCGAATTCCGGACCCTCGACGTCAGCGGCCTGCGCAAGGAGGCCGTACGGTGCGCAAAGTGGGTCCGCAACGCCTCCGGAAAATGA